In one Plasmodium falciparum 3D7 genome assembly, chromosome: 14 genomic region, the following are encoded:
- a CDS encoding ubiquitin-protein ligase, putative: MYTFSSYFKIYYIYIILIILCFEKKVCTDDNVRNLNEIKDQFVEAYDLLDKAEYEKSFSILKNCVHYDIRCLTLSGLFYYLGLKPVNRNVCNALYIWKVCADYGSSDAQFYLGVMYSNYFSLPNLYSYYYKENEIENNMILFRTYLFLKAKNLEKQISDCLHNQKDEYDNYDDDDNYYYNDSIYDKDGEVYKKFRNVPIIHFNRNNELILKIKNIRYNIDELENYFKNLNNFPSKNKNDNSINNLNNMNFMRNHNLSLLYFYSSSLGNHPASTLTLGVKYMNGYGVEKSCEAASRYYLKLTNEIFNFNEKNEFEIIDLIKLNVPYYDRYNMNNKKIKSIEIFLESSLHENHKILTMIARRYLIGIDGIEKDYKKAHNYLIKASKYNNSEAISLLGYIYLLGLGVPINYDKAMEYFIKGNKLNDSLSHNGLGYMHFFGLGSFRKNTNLAFYYFELASKNNLSSAQFNLACMYLSGVGVLQSFQHAFFWFYKSLNNGNLLAAYVIGFMHYNGIIASRNCKLAVSLLSKVAESNSFVLNTTNKIIRYTEKGRNKEALFLMALLAETGNLQSQVNLSYQIQTSDFPLFLPSNNIHTKKIYASRYLAMASEHNDFKSLYTLGDYAYKGYGLYVHIHPKNNLPPNQFYDLTTNTNIYQRQTSPQKKKNKIKKEENVKDEKKQQNYGNVINNNNNNNNDHVNKENNSPYIHQTNNAHQKNLPAIHNFDKIISTDFVDEQGNIFNDKWRFNYYFKFSFNQVDYELAYHHYKSIISYYPSNFHVIQTISRACYNLGYMHYYGIGVSKNIEKALIYFNSSIKIYPSYKVPSVLFVLYINFHKYLYHFKKKINNFKKYFSFF; encoded by the exons ATGTATACATTTTCcagttattttaaaatatactacatatacattatattaatcATTTTATGTTTCGAAAAAAAGGTTTGTACAGATGATAATGTTAGGAATTTGAATGAGATAAAGGACCAATTTGTTGAGGCATATGATTTATTGGATAAAGCTGAATATGAAAAATCTTTTagcatattaaaaaattgtgTACATTATGATATAAG GTGTCTAACATTGAGtggtttattttattacctAGGGTTAAAACCTGTAAATAGAAATGTATGTAATGCCctatatatatggaaagtGTGTGCTGATTATGGAAGTTCAGATGCCCAATTTTATTTAGGTGTAATGTACTCTAACTATTTTTCATTACCGAATTTATATtcctattattataaagaaaatgaaatagaaaataatatgatcTTATTTAggacatatttatttttaaaagcaAAGAATTTGGAAAAACAAATTTCTGATTGTCTTCATAATCAAAAAGATGAATAcgataattatgatgatgatgataattattattataatgattcAATATATGATAAGGATGGAGaagtttataaaaaatttagaaatgtgcctataatacattttaatagaaataatgaactcattttaaaaattaaaaatataagataCAATATAGATGAACTTGAAAATTATTTCaagaatttaaataatttcccaagtaaaaataaaaatgataattccatcaataatttaaataacatGAACTTTATGAGAAATCATAATTtaagtttattatatttttatagtaGTAGTTTAGGTAACCATCCAGCTAGTACATTAACCCTAGgggtaaaatatatgaatggtTATGGTGTAGAGAAAAGTTGTGAAGCTGCTTCaagatattatttaaaactaactaatgaaatatttaattttaatgaaaaaaatgaatttgaAATAattgatttaataaaattaaatgtacCTTATTATGatagatataatatgaataataaaaaaataaaaagtatagaAATTTTCCTAGAATCATCTTTACATGaaaatcataaaatattaaccATGATAGCTAGAAGATATCTAATAGGTATAGATGGAATTGAGAAAGATTATAAAAAGGCTCATAACTATTTAATCAAAGCatctaaatataataattcagaagctatatctttattaggatatatatacttattagGTCTAGGGGTACCaataaattatgataaagcaatggaatattttattaaaggaaataaattaaatgacTCTTTAAGTCATAATGGTTTAGGATATATGCATTTTTTTGGATTAGGTAGTTTTAGGAAGAATACAAATTTagcattttattattttgaattagcatcaaaaaataatttatcatcAGCACAATTTAATTTAGCATGTATGTATTTAAGTGGAGTAGGTGTATTACAATCATTTCAACATgcttttttttggttttatAAATCATTAAATAATGGGAACTTATTAGCTGCTTATGTTATTGGTTTTATGCATTATAATGGAATTATAGCATCACGAAATTGTAAATTAGCTGTATCACTTTTATCAAAAGTGGCTGAAAGTAattcatttgtattaaatacaactaataaaattataagatATACAGAAAAAGGTAGAAATAAAGAagcattatttttaatgGCTTTACTTGCTGAAACGGGAAATTTACAATCACAAGTTAATTTATCTTATCAAATACAAACATCTGATTTTCCTCTTTTCCTACCctctaataatatacataccaaaaaaatatatgcaaGCAGATATCTAGCAATGGCTTCAGAACATAATGATTTTAAATCCTTGTACACACTCGGAGATTATGCATATAAGGGATATGGTTTGTATGTTCATATACATCCAAAGAATAATTTGCCGCCTAATCAATTTTATGATCTAACAACAAATACGAACATATATCAAAGGCAAACATctccacaaaaaaaaaaaaataaaataaaaaaggaagaaaacgTTAAGGATGAAAAGAAACAACAAAATTACGGCAACGTcatcaataataataataataataataatgatcatgttaataaagaaaataattccCCTTATATACACCAAACCAATAATGCTCATCAAAAAAATCTTCCTGCTATACACAATTTTGACAAAATAATATCAACAGATTTTGTTGATGAACAaggtaatatttttaatgataaatggagatttaattattactttaaattttcttttaatcaAGTAGATTATGAATTAGCATACCATCATTATAAAAGtataatttcatattatcCAAGCAATTTTCATGTTATTCAAACGATTTCAAGAGCTTGTTATAATCTAGGTTATATGCATTATTATGGTATAGGAGTATcgaaaaatattgaaaaggctctaatttattttaactCCTCTATTAAAATTTACCCATCATATAAAGTACCTTCTGTATTATTTGTTCTctatataaattttcataaatatctatatcattttaaaaaaaaaattaataacttCAAAAAGTATTTTTCCTTCTTCTAA